A region from the Gammaproteobacteria bacterium genome encodes:
- the gatA gene encoding Asp-tRNA(Asn)/Glu-tRNA(Gln) amidotransferase subunit GatA produces the protein MHDLTIKQLTAGLRAKEFTARELISHFLARIERHAGALNCFITVTHEQALAAADDADQRLRAGEGGPLTGVPFAHKDIFCTGGVKTSCGSRMLDNFIAPYDATLVLRLREAGAVMLGKTNMDEFAMGSSNETSYYGAVNNPWDKARVPGGSSGGSAAAVAARLVPAATGTDTGGSIRQPASLCGITGLKPTYGRVSRYGMIAFASSLDQAGPMARSAEDCALLLRAMAGFDARDSTSIDREIPDYATGLDRPLDGLRIGLPKEYFGEGLDAGVAQVIDEAIAGYRSLGCNVIDISLPNTGLAVPVYYVVAPAECSSNLARYDGVRFGHRCEDPQDLLDLYQRSRGEGFGAEVKRRIMIGTYVLSAGYYDAYYLKAQQARRLISDDFKRAFEQVDVIMGPTSPSVAFKLGEKASDPVQMYLSDIYTIATNLAGLPGISIPAGLHQDLPVGLQIIANHFDESRLLNVAHRFQQETNWHTRKPDGFAE, from the coding sequence ATGCACGATCTCACCATCAAACAACTGACCGCAGGCCTGCGCGCGAAGGAATTCACTGCGCGAGAATTGATCTCGCATTTCCTCGCGCGCATCGAGCGCCATGCCGGCGCGCTCAACTGCTTCATCACCGTGACCCACGAGCAGGCGCTGGCGGCCGCGGATGACGCGGATCAGCGTCTGCGCGCGGGCGAGGGCGGGCCGCTGACCGGCGTGCCCTTCGCGCACAAGGATATCTTTTGCACCGGGGGCGTAAAGACTTCGTGCGGCTCGCGCATGCTGGATAATTTCATCGCGCCTTACGATGCTACGCTGGTACTCCGCCTGCGGGAGGCCGGCGCGGTGATGCTGGGCAAAACCAATATGGATGAGTTCGCCATGGGCTCATCGAACGAGACCAGCTACTACGGCGCGGTAAATAATCCGTGGGATAAGGCGCGCGTGCCGGGTGGTTCATCCGGCGGTTCGGCCGCGGCGGTGGCGGCGCGTCTGGTACCCGCGGCGACCGGTACGGACACCGGCGGGTCCATCCGTCAACCCGCCTCACTGTGCGGCATCACGGGACTGAAACCGACTTACGGCCGCGTATCGCGTTACGGCATGATCGCGTTCGCGTCAAGCCTGGATCAGGCCGGGCCGATGGCGCGCAGCGCCGAGGATTGCGCGCTGTTATTGCGGGCGATGGCGGGGTTCGATGCGCGTGATTCGACCAGCATCGATCGCGAGATTCCCGATTACGCCACAGGCCTCGATCGCCCGCTGGACGGTCTGCGCATAGGCTTGCCGAAAGAATATTTCGGCGAGGGGCTGGACGCTGGCGTGGCTCAGGTCATTGATGAGGCGATCGCGGGGTATCGCTCGCTGGGCTGCAACGTGATCGACATCAGCCTGCCCAACACGGGCCTCGCCGTACCCGTTTACTATGTGGTCGCGCCGGCCGAATGTTCGTCCAACCTCGCGCGTTATGACGGTGTGCGCTTCGGCCACCGCTGCGAGGATCCGCAAGATCTGCTGGATCTTTACCAGCGCTCGCGCGGTGAGGGCTTCGGGGCGGAGGTCAAGCGCCGCATCATGATCGGCACCTACGTGCTGTCGGCCGGCTATTACGATGCGTATTATCTTAAAGCCCAGCAGGCGCGGCGGCTGATCAGCGATGATTTTAAGCGCGCGTTCGAACAGGTCGATGTCATCATGGGGCCGACCTCGCCATCGGTCGCGTTCAAACTCGGCGAAAAAGCCAGCGACCCGGTACAGATGTATCTGTCCGACATCTACACGATCGCGACCAACCTCGCAGGCCTGCCCGGCATTTCAATCCCCGCCGGTTTACACCAGGACTTGCCGGTGGGCTTGCAGATCATTGCCAATCACTTCGACGAAAGCCGGCTGCTTAATGTCGCGCATCGGTTTCAGCAGGAGACCAACTGGCATACGCGAAAGCCGGACGGCTTCGCGGAATAG